A single Notoacmeibacter ruber DNA region contains:
- a CDS encoding AzlC family ABC transporter permease — MSALTQSSSAPGFWAGVLRGLPVCAAIAPFGLLYGALAVDSGLSIFEATFMSAVIFGGASQMVGLQLFDGRVPGWLIVLSIFAVNFRHILYSAAIGPKLMHWPVWQRAVAWFVLTDPQFAESAKMAEERPVPFSWYLGLGLILYGLWVLESYLGARFGSLIDNPEALGLDFMLPLYFFGMLYDFRSRKPFFPIVISSAIGSIVAMVTVGSPWHVSLGAFCGIAAAVVIGAPATDAEPEERPT, encoded by the coding sequence ATGAGTGCGCTCACGCAGTCTTCATCCGCGCCCGGTTTCTGGGCTGGTGTTCTTCGGGGCCTGCCAGTCTGTGCGGCAATCGCGCCGTTCGGTCTTCTTTACGGCGCACTCGCGGTTGATTCCGGCCTCTCCATCTTCGAAGCAACCTTCATGAGCGCGGTGATCTTCGGCGGTGCGAGCCAGATGGTCGGGTTGCAGCTTTTCGACGGGCGAGTGCCCGGTTGGCTGATCGTGCTGTCGATCTTCGCCGTCAATTTCCGCCATATCCTTTATTCTGCGGCGATCGGCCCGAAGCTCATGCACTGGCCGGTCTGGCAGCGAGCCGTTGCCTGGTTCGTCCTGACCGATCCGCAATTTGCGGAATCGGCTAAGATGGCCGAGGAGCGCCCTGTGCCGTTTTCCTGGTATCTCGGTCTCGGACTGATCCTCTACGGTCTCTGGGTTCTGGAAAGCTACCTTGGTGCGAGGTTCGGCTCGTTGATCGATAATCCCGAGGCGCTTGGCCTCGATTTCATGCTGCCTCTTTACTTCTTCGGGATGCTCTACGACTTCCGCTCGCGAAAGCCGTTCTTTCCGATCGTGATCTCGAGCGCGATCGGCTCCATTGTGGCAATGGTGACTGTCGGCTCGCCATGGCATGTTTCTCTGGGCGCTTTCTGCGGCATTGCGGCGGCCGTCGTTATCGGCGCTCCGGCGACGGACGCAGAACCGGAGGAGCGGCCGACATGA
- the ligA gene encoding NAD-dependent DNA ligase LigA — MASKKTVEELTETEARAELDRLAAEIAEHDRHYHGEDDPTISDAAYDELRKRNAAIETRFPKLVLPDSPSKRVGAPVSEKFEKVTHALPMLSLDNAFSDEDVRDFATRVRRFLKMNPDSELALTAEPKIDGLSLSLRYEKGRLVTAATRGDGRVGENVTINAKTIDTIPVELTGNVPEIVEVRGEVYMRHDDFAELNKRQEEAGKSVFANPRNAAAGSLRQLDSSITASRPLAFFAYAWGELSKRPRETQMGMVQWLSEIGFSINPLMERFTDLETLIAHYHRIEEDRASLGYDIDGVVYKVDDLGLQQRLGFVSRSPRWAIAHKFPAEKAVTELLAIDIQVGRTGAHTPVARLLPVTVGGVVVTNATLHNPDEIARLDVRIGDTVQIQRAGDVIPQILGVDEDKRPDDSEPYSFPSHCVCHLETPLVRETTAGGVEGVVRRCTGEFACPYQRREHLKHLVGRKGFDIDGLGDKQIDWFYERDDDNLRIREPADIFTLQRRQQVSLNKLKNMEGWGETSVSNLFDAIEARRSVPLDRVIYSLGIRHVGETTSRTLARAYGSWAAFEDAARKLAEGDDEAKAEMEALDDIGGAVTEASGRYFSEEENRAMVDRLIAELDVQESEAPAAADSPVAGWTIVFTGSLERLSRDEAKAMAERLGAKAAGSVSKKTNLVVAGPGAGSKLKKAEEFGIEVISEEEWFERVGEGA, encoded by the coding sequence GTGGCCAGCAAGAAGACGGTCGAGGAACTGACCGAAACTGAGGCACGCGCCGAACTCGACCGGCTTGCAGCCGAGATCGCAGAACATGACCGCCACTATCATGGCGAAGACGATCCTACCATTTCCGATGCCGCCTATGATGAACTGCGCAAGCGCAATGCTGCGATCGAAACGCGCTTTCCGAAACTGGTGCTGCCGGATTCACCTTCGAAGCGTGTCGGAGCACCGGTGTCCGAGAAATTCGAGAAGGTCACGCATGCGCTGCCCATGCTGTCTCTCGACAACGCATTCTCGGATGAAGATGTGCGGGACTTTGCCACGCGGGTCCGCCGATTTCTAAAAATGAACCCCGACAGCGAATTGGCGCTGACGGCAGAGCCGAAGATAGACGGCCTGTCGCTTTCGCTTCGCTATGAGAAGGGGCGCCTGGTGACTGCCGCAACGCGCGGCGATGGCCGCGTGGGCGAGAACGTAACGATCAATGCAAAGACCATTGATACGATCCCCGTCGAATTGACAGGGAACGTGCCGGAAATCGTGGAAGTGCGCGGCGAAGTCTATATGCGCCACGATGATTTCGCAGAGCTGAACAAGCGTCAGGAAGAAGCGGGCAAGAGTGTCTTCGCCAATCCCCGTAATGCGGCCGCCGGTTCGCTACGGCAGCTTGACTCGTCGATTACCGCCTCCCGTCCGCTCGCCTTTTTTGCTTATGCCTGGGGCGAATTGTCCAAACGTCCGCGCGAAACGCAGATGGGCATGGTTCAATGGCTGTCGGAGATCGGGTTTTCCATCAACCCTTTGATGGAGCGTTTCACCGATCTGGAAACGCTGATCGCACACTATCATCGGATTGAAGAAGATCGGGCGTCCCTCGGCTACGATATCGATGGCGTGGTCTACAAGGTCGACGATCTCGGACTGCAGCAGCGCCTCGGCTTCGTCTCCCGTTCGCCGCGTTGGGCGATCGCCCATAAATTTCCGGCCGAGAAGGCGGTCACCGAGCTTCTGGCTATCGACATTCAGGTGGGTCGGACCGGCGCGCATACGCCGGTCGCCCGGTTGCTACCGGTGACGGTTGGCGGCGTGGTGGTGACCAATGCGACATTGCACAATCCCGACGAAATCGCGCGGCTCGACGTGCGTATTGGCGACACGGTGCAGATTCAGCGGGCAGGGGACGTCATCCCACAGATTCTCGGAGTGGACGAAGACAAGCGACCGGACGATTCCGAACCCTACAGCTTTCCCAGCCACTGCGTTTGCCATCTCGAAACGCCATTGGTGCGGGAGACGACGGCTGGCGGCGTCGAAGGCGTGGTGCGTCGCTGCACCGGCGAATTCGCCTGTCCCTATCAGCGCCGCGAGCATCTGAAACACCTCGTTGGCCGCAAGGGCTTCGATATTGACGGGCTCGGCGACAAGCAGATCGACTGGTTCTACGAGCGTGATGACGACAACCTCCGCATCCGGGAACCGGCCGATATCTTCACCTTGCAGAGACGGCAGCAGGTCTCCCTCAACAAACTGAAAAACATGGAAGGTTGGGGAGAAACCTCCGTGAGCAACCTCTTCGATGCTATCGAAGCGAGGCGGAGCGTTCCTCTCGACCGCGTCATCTATTCGCTCGGTATACGGCATGTCGGCGAGACGACCTCACGAACGCTCGCCCGAGCGTATGGTTCATGGGCTGCATTTGAGGATGCCGCGCGAAAACTTGCCGAGGGCGATGATGAGGCGAAGGCCGAGATGGAGGCGCTCGATGATATCGGCGGTGCGGTCACCGAAGCGTCAGGCCGTTATTTCTCCGAGGAAGAAAATCGCGCGATGGTCGATCGCCTGATCGCCGAGCTGGATGTGCAGGAAAGCGAAGCACCGGCTGCAGCCGACTCCCCTGTCGCCGGCTGGACGATCGTCTTCACGGGCTCGCTCGAGCGGCTGTCACGGGACGAAGCCAAGGCCATGGCCGAACGCCTTGGCGCGAAAGCTGCCGGCTCGGTTTCGAAGAAGACCAATTTGGTGGTGGCGGGCCCGGGCGCTGGCAGCAAGCTTAAGAAAGCGGAAGAATTCGGCATCGAGGTTATCTCCGAAGAAGAGTGGTTCGAGCGGGTGGGTGAAGGTGCATGA
- the recN gene encoding DNA repair protein RecN → MLASLSIRDIVLIERLDLDLSDGLSVLTGETGAGKSILLDALSLALGARGDAGLVRAGQSQGQVTAVFDIPAGHPARQVLRDNELEDDGDIILRRVQTADGRTRVFVNDRPSSVALMRRLGAELVEIHGQHDDRALVDQAAHLLLLDAFGGLVGEVQSLGRIHAAWRKAEHELSAHRAKIEEAAREADYLRASSEELSELDPQPGEEEDLAIRRTNMQKAEKIAVEIADTQEVLSDPNAPMSQLAGLMRRLERKSQDEPELLSGIVSALDEAMIALDAVQAGVDEAQRAAEFDPHDLEATEERLFALRAASRKFGVSVDDLPELRDRMVSDLADIDAGEERLAAMEKAVAEAEAEYDATASVLSEKRKAAADALSNAVMAELPALKLDRARFFVHFESDGSNRAADGIDSAEFWVQTNPGTNGGPMMKVASGGELSRFLLALKVALADRGSAPTLVFDEIDTGVGGAVADAIGARLARLAENVQVLSVTHAPQVAAQAKHHFLIAKSGEDRMATSVSLMERRERSEEIARMLSGASVTDEARAAAEKLLHATQAG, encoded by the coding sequence ATGCTGGCTTCTCTCTCGATTCGTGACATTGTGTTGATCGAGAGGCTCGATCTCGATTTGTCGGACGGTTTGTCCGTTCTGACGGGCGAGACCGGAGCCGGAAAGTCCATTCTTCTCGACGCCCTTTCTCTTGCGCTTGGTGCGCGTGGCGATGCCGGCCTGGTCCGCGCCGGACAATCTCAGGGACAGGTGACGGCTGTTTTCGACATTCCTGCCGGCCATCCGGCGAGGCAGGTCCTGCGCGATAACGAACTGGAGGATGATGGCGACATCATTCTCCGCCGTGTCCAGACTGCCGACGGGCGGACACGCGTTTTCGTCAATGATCGGCCGTCATCCGTCGCTCTCATGCGTCGGCTTGGGGCGGAACTCGTCGAAATTCACGGACAGCACGACGATCGAGCGCTGGTCGATCAGGCGGCGCATCTCTTGCTCCTCGACGCTTTCGGCGGTCTCGTCGGGGAGGTGCAGAGCCTTGGCCGTATCCATGCGGCCTGGCGGAAAGCCGAGCATGAGCTTTCGGCGCACCGGGCAAAGATCGAGGAGGCCGCGCGTGAGGCCGACTATCTGCGGGCTTCGTCGGAAGAATTGTCGGAACTCGACCCTCAGCCCGGCGAGGAAGAGGATCTCGCGATCCGCCGTACCAATATGCAGAAGGCCGAGAAGATTGCGGTCGAAATTGCAGACACGCAGGAGGTTTTGTCGGACCCGAATGCCCCGATGAGCCAACTTGCCGGTCTAATGCGGCGACTTGAGCGCAAGAGCCAGGACGAGCCCGAGCTGCTTTCCGGAATCGTCTCGGCGCTGGATGAGGCGATGATTGCGCTGGATGCTGTCCAGGCCGGGGTGGATGAGGCGCAGCGCGCCGCCGAGTTCGACCCCCACGATCTTGAGGCAACCGAGGAAAGGTTGTTCGCCCTTCGCGCAGCCAGCCGGAAGTTCGGGGTGTCGGTTGACGACCTGCCGGAACTTCGCGACCGAATGGTGAGCGATCTCGCCGATATCGACGCTGGTGAAGAGCGCTTGGCGGCAATGGAAAAAGCCGTGGCAGAGGCAGAGGCGGAATATGACGCTACGGCGTCTGTGCTGTCTGAAAAGCGCAAGGCGGCGGCGGATGCCCTGTCCAACGCCGTGATGGCTGAGTTGCCTGCTCTCAAGCTCGACCGCGCCCGGTTTTTCGTCCATTTCGAAAGCGATGGCTCCAACCGGGCGGCGGACGGTATCGATAGTGCCGAATTCTGGGTCCAGACCAATCCTGGCACCAATGGCGGACCGATGATGAAGGTCGCCTCGGGTGGTGAGTTGTCGCGCTTCCTCCTCGCTCTCAAGGTCGCATTGGCGGATCGCGGATCGGCGCCGACGCTGGTGTTCGACGAGATCGATACCGGAGTGGGGGGCGCGGTGGCCGACGCCATCGGAGCGCGCTTGGCCCGTTTGGCTGAAAACGTTCAGGTCCTGTCCGTTACGCATGCGCCGCAGGTTGCGGCGCAGGCCAAGCACCATTTCCTCATCGCAAAGAGCGGAGAGGACCGCATGGCGACATCCGTTTCGCTGATGGAGCGCCGGGAGCGCAGCGAGGAGATCGCTCGAATGCTGTCCGGTGCGTCGGTGACGGATGAAGCGCGCGCCGCAGCTGAAAAATTGCTTCACGCGACACAGGCCGGCTGA
- a CDS encoding outer membrane protein assembly factor BamD, whose amino-acid sequence MGRIKMIAGLVALAALPALGACSSTDDADLALYVENIEPADTLYNQGLANLEAGRMTEAGRKFKAVENQHPYTDFGRKALVMQAFTQYRQGQYDDAILTAKRYTTLYPATDDAAYATYIAGLSYWRQIKDVTRDQDAAQKMISTMNQVVTRWPDSEYVPDAQAKIRFGRDQLAGKEMQVGRYYLERREYLAAIRRFRYVVENYSNTRHVEEALARLTESYLAMGLVDEAQNSAAILGYNFPDSQWYKDSYALLNKGGYEPQKSSGGWLSRVVFGETSGS is encoded by the coding sequence ATGGGACGCATCAAAATGATCGCGGGTCTTGTCGCATTGGCGGCATTACCGGCCCTCGGGGCATGTTCGTCGACGGACGACGCGGATCTGGCTCTGTACGTCGAAAACATCGAGCCCGCCGATACACTTTACAATCAGGGCCTTGCCAATCTTGAAGCTGGCCGGATGACTGAAGCCGGCCGCAAGTTCAAGGCCGTCGAGAATCAGCATCCCTACACCGACTTCGGGCGCAAGGCGCTCGTCATGCAGGCCTTCACGCAATATCGCCAAGGCCAGTACGATGACGCCATTCTGACCGCGAAGCGTTACACTACGCTCTATCCGGCGACCGATGACGCCGCCTATGCGACCTATATTGCCGGCCTGTCCTACTGGCGGCAGATCAAGGACGTCACGCGCGATCAGGACGCGGCGCAGAAGATGATCAGCACCATGAATCAGGTGGTGACGCGCTGGCCCGACAGTGAATATGTTCCGGATGCGCAGGCGAAAATCCGTTTCGGTCGCGATCAGCTCGCCGGCAAGGAAATGCAGGTCGGCCGCTATTATCTGGAGCGCCGCGAATATCTCGCAGCAATCCGCCGGTTTCGTTACGTGGTTGAAAATTATTCCAACACCCGCCACGTGGAAGAAGCGCTTGCTCGTCTGACCGAGTCCTATCTGGCTATGGGGCTCGTCGATGAAGCCCAGAACTCTGCCGCCATTCTCGGCTATAACTTCCCGGACAGTCAGTGGTATAAGGACAGTTATGCTCTGCTGAACAAGGGTGGCTATGAGCCGCAGAAGAGCTCCGGTGGGTGGTTGAGCCGCGTCGTCTTCGGCGAGACGTCGGGAAGCTGA
- the lpxC gene encoding UDP-3-O-acyl-N-acetylglucosamine deacetylase — MSDCQTTLRESIQFESAGVHSGRLVRIECHPADADTGIVFHRTLDDGRVVSLPAKSQSVIATSFATVLGAPCGTSIATIEHLMAAAMGCGIDNMIVEIDEGEVPIMDGSARAFVDGFMEAGIRRLSAARRYLRVLKTVRVQSGQAFAEFLPSDGMRFDVSIDFANPVIGAQHATLDMAAGDFRDEIAFARTFGFMKDVEGLWAAGYALGASLENTVVVGDDERVVNPGGLRGADEFVRHKLLDAVGDLALAGMPFIGTFHSYRSGHRINAMALKALLDDKSAWRVESAKTRTGARAGAMAMPVAAAPNLSPQTD, encoded by the coding sequence GTGTCAGACTGTCAGACGACTTTGCGTGAAAGCATTCAATTCGAGAGCGCGGGTGTGCATTCCGGCCGTCTCGTACGTATCGAATGTCATCCCGCTGACGCTGACACCGGCATCGTTTTCCATCGTACCCTGGATGATGGGCGTGTTGTCAGCCTGCCGGCCAAGTCCCAGTCCGTGATCGCAACCTCTTTCGCGACCGTGCTTGGCGCGCCTTGCGGAACTTCCATTGCCACGATCGAGCATCTGATGGCGGCCGCGATGGGCTGTGGCATCGACAATATGATCGTGGAAATCGATGAGGGCGAAGTTCCGATCATGGATGGCTCCGCCCGAGCCTTCGTGGACGGCTTTATGGAAGCGGGTATCCGCAGGCTTTCAGCTGCGCGGCGTTATCTTCGCGTTTTGAAGACTGTTCGCGTGCAGAGCGGACAGGCCTTTGCGGAATTCCTGCCGTCGGATGGTATGCGTTTCGATGTATCGATCGACTTCGCCAATCCTGTCATCGGTGCGCAGCATGCGACACTGGATATGGCAGCCGGCGATTTCCGCGACGAGATTGCCTTTGCTCGTACCTTCGGTTTCATGAAGGACGTTGAAGGCCTCTGGGCCGCTGGCTATGCCCTTGGCGCATCCCTCGAGAACACCGTTGTCGTCGGAGACGATGAACGTGTCGTCAATCCCGGTGGTCTTCGTGGAGCGGACGAGTTCGTTCGTCACAAGCTGCTGGATGCGGTCGGCGATCTGGCCTTGGCCGGCATGCCGTTCATCGGCACTTTCCACTCGTATCGCAGTGGCCATCGCATCAACGCGATGGCGCTGAAGGCCCTGCTCGATGACAAGAGCGCCTGGCGTGTCGAGAGCGCCAAAACGCGGACCGGGGCGCGAGCCGGTGCTATGGCCATGCCGGTTGCAGCCGCTCCGAATTTGTCTCCGCAGACCGACTGA